Proteins encoded within one genomic window of Tabrizicola piscis:
- a CDS encoding efflux transporter outer membrane subunit: MTGRASGTAVPGGRQHALMVLLSVVLSGCTTVGPDYVVPTVEMPTAFVGAIGTGAQDAAGETWWRGYKDKTLDDLVTRALAANTDLAQARSRIAAVEAALRATGINRQLDGTLTAQSTRAGGDDVSAATTDTATLTGSYVLDLFGGIRRGQERALAERDAVIFDAAATRLAVISSLVGRYIDARYHQEALALTRATISSRERTLELVREQARAGMVSEIDVVRAQSDLASARADLPVFQEGFERNVFALATLLAEPAGPLMRQLQAGVPQPRPRGGTATGVPADLLRNRPDIRAEERRLAAAVAAVGVAEAELYPSLTLSGSVAERDGSTWSFGPSLTLPVLNRGRLSASRDQAVANAQAAELVWRGVVLDATEDVQVAASAYRTNRHRMDRLADAVVSSERLVELSRETFAQGETTLIDLLDAERSYTAARLSLAEATRQTATTWAELQVAIGRGAKEPS; encoded by the coding sequence ATGACGGGCCGCGCGTCAGGCACCGCCGTACCGGGTGGAAGGCAGCATGCGCTCATGGTCTTGCTGTCGGTTGTCCTGTCCGGATGCACAACGGTTGGCCCTGACTATGTGGTGCCCACGGTCGAGATGCCGACCGCGTTTGTCGGTGCGATCGGGACGGGGGCTCAGGACGCTGCGGGCGAGACCTGGTGGCGCGGCTATAAGGACAAGACCCTCGACGATCTCGTCACTCGGGCGCTGGCCGCAAACACCGACCTTGCGCAGGCCCGGTCCCGTATCGCCGCAGTCGAGGCCGCCCTGCGCGCCACGGGGATCAATCGCCAGCTCGACGGCACCCTGACCGCGCAGTCCACGCGGGCGGGGGGCGACGATGTTTCGGCGGCGACGACGGACACGGCCACCCTGACCGGCAGCTATGTCCTTGATCTTTTTGGTGGCATCCGGCGCGGGCAAGAACGCGCGCTTGCCGAGCGTGACGCCGTGATCTTCGACGCAGCAGCCACCCGGCTTGCTGTCATCTCTTCGCTTGTGGGCCGCTATATCGACGCCCGCTATCATCAGGAGGCGCTGGCCCTGACCCGGGCGACGATTTCCAGCCGGGAACGAACCCTGGAACTGGTGCGGGAACAGGCTCGCGCGGGCATGGTCTCCGAGATCGATGTCGTGCGGGCTCAATCCGATCTTGCCAGCGCGCGGGCCGATCTTCCAGTCTTTCAGGAAGGATTCGAGCGGAACGTCTTTGCTCTGGCCACGCTGCTTGCCGAACCTGCGGGGCCATTGATGCGGCAATTGCAGGCGGGCGTACCGCAGCCAAGGCCCCGGGGCGGCACCGCGACGGGTGTCCCGGCAGACCTTCTGCGCAACCGCCCCGATATCCGCGCCGAAGAGCGCCGCCTAGCCGCCGCCGTTGCCGCCGTCGGTGTCGCCGAAGCCGAGCTTTATCCGTCGCTTACCCTCTCGGGGTCGGTTGCGGAACGGGACGGTTCTACCTGGTCCTTCGGCCCCAGCCTTACGCTGCCGGTCCTCAACCGTGGCCGCCTGTCGGCCAGCCGCGACCAGGCCGTCGCAAACGCGCAGGCTGCCGAGCTTGTCTGGCGCGGCGTTGTGCTGGATGCCACCGAGGACGTTCAGGTCGCCGCCAGCGCCTATCGCACGAACCGTCACAGGATGGACCGGCTTGCAGATGCGGTGGTCTCCAGCGAGAGGCTGGTTGAGCTCTCGCGCGAGACCTTTGCGCAAGGCGAAACGACGCTGATCGATCTTCTCGACGCCGAGCGATCCTATACCGCTGCACGGCTGTCCCTGGCCGAGGCAACCCGGCAGACGGCGACCACCTGGGCCGAGCTGCAAGTCGCCATCGGCCGCGGTGCGAAGGAACCTTCGTGA
- a CDS encoding hotdog fold thioesterase, with translation MVQAHGTCHGGAIFASADAAFGLAGSSGQHPAVAQQCKIKYLRPVIIGDKLTVGIARGSESGRADVYDGTG, from the coding sequence ATGGTTCAGGCTCACGGCACCTGTCACGGCGGCGCCATTTTCGCATCGGCTGATGCTGCATTCGGCTTGGCTGGCAGCAGCGGCCAGCATCCGGCCGTCGCCCAGCAATGCAAGATCAAATACCTACGTCCGGTCATTATAGGGGACAAGCTGACCGTTGGGATTGCCCGCGGTTCCGAGAGCGGGCGCGCAGATGTGTATGATGGAACAGGGTAA
- a CDS encoding phosphotransferase enzyme family protein: MRPPIESWGVDADLAPLFGGHRNLAFVTLNVGSGQRLVFKSTRRSEDALSWLVSVQDIAEGVGLVVPKLIRNKNGKLTEGGWTCEPYLDGSHFTDDELSSVRPLVAELHAATSDIPQRPGFLSSRDLIEREYGGDVDLRAMPASLVVHCRNAWSAVSDQKQAVIHGDLNPGNLIRCTDGRTALIDWDECRRDLVLFDTAVLGEASDEEHSALFAWELACSWQIEPHYARQQASQL; the protein is encoded by the coding sequence ATGCGACCGCCAATTGAAAGCTGGGGCGTTGATGCAGACCTTGCCCCGTTATTCGGTGGACACCGGAACCTCGCTTTTGTGACGCTTAACGTCGGATCGGGACAGAGGCTTGTATTCAAATCAACGCGCCGGTCGGAGGATGCCCTCAGTTGGCTCGTTTCTGTTCAAGACATCGCGGAGGGAGTGGGTTTAGTGGTGCCCAAGCTCATCCGGAACAAAAATGGGAAACTGACCGAGGGCGGCTGGACCTGCGAGCCCTACTTGGATGGCAGTCACTTCACCGACGATGAGCTTTCATCGGTCCGACCTTTGGTAGCTGAGCTTCACGCGGCTACCAGCGATATTCCACAGCGGCCAGGCTTCCTGTCTTCGCGAGATTTGATCGAACGGGAATACGGTGGCGATGTGGACTTGCGAGCCATGCCTGCGAGCCTCGTCGTTCACTGCCGAAATGCTTGGTCCGCTGTCTCAGATCAGAAGCAAGCTGTCATCCACGGTGACCTCAACCCAGGGAATCTTATCAGATGCACAGATGGGCGGACTGCGCTCATCGATTGGGATGAATGTCGCCGTGATCTCGTCCTGTTCGACACGGCAGTGCTCGGTGAGGCCAGCGACGAAGAACATTCAGCTCTCTTTGCTTGGGAACTAGCGTGTTCTTGGCAAATCGAACCGCACTACGCCCGCCAGCAAGCCTCGCAACTCTGA
- a CDS encoding patatin-like phospholipase family protein, producing MPRETYAAADERDLSVAGVSGARIWADAGLPELAAAAARQDLAPPLTTAPVDILALSGGGSGGAFGAGLLVGWTERGDRPEFDVVTGVSAGALIAPFAFLGSEYDDELARAFSPAVTEPLNGGVTPLNLLFRNSIANNRALRALIDDAVTPRILAEITAAHRAGRRLFVMTANLDTQRPVVWDMGAIAAAGTEPSADLFKKVLLASASIPGYYPAVRIKVQTAAGSYDELHSDGGIFAQVFIGPDAIMLNPQLAGRGSANLYVIINNSLDPVFSVTTDSIVGVATRSYETFLKSHARATINATYLFATARKANFHLAYIDEDVPYDLREPFAEDYIDRVYHLGHGAGQSGTWSSRPPDGEG from the coding sequence TTGCCCCGCGAGACCTATGCTGCGGCCGACGAACGCGACCTGTCCGTCGCTGGGGTGTCGGGCGCGCGCATCTGGGCGGACGCGGGCCTGCCCGAACTCGCCGCGGCGGCGGCACGTCAAGATCTTGCCCCGCCATTGACCACGGCACCCGTCGACATCCTGGCGCTGTCCGGCGGCGGCTCGGGCGGGGCCTTCGGCGCGGGTCTCCTCGTCGGATGGACCGAGCGCGGTGACCGCCCGGAGTTCGACGTGGTGACCGGTGTCAGCGCCGGTGCCTTGATCGCGCCCTTCGCCTTTCTTGGCAGCGAGTATGATGACGAACTCGCCCGCGCCTTCAGCCCTGCGGTGACGGAACCGCTGAACGGCGGCGTAACGCCGCTCAACCTTCTTTTCCGCAACAGCATTGCCAACAACCGGGCACTGCGTGCGCTGATCGATGACGCGGTCACGCCCCGGATACTGGCCGAGATTACCGCCGCGCATCGGGCCGGTCGCAGGCTTTTCGTCATGACCGCCAACCTAGATACGCAGCGGCCTGTCGTGTGGGATATGGGCGCGATTGCCGCCGCCGGAACCGAACCTTCGGCCGACCTCTTCAAGAAGGTGCTCCTCGCCTCGGCCAGCATTCCCGGCTACTACCCGGCCGTCAGGATCAAGGTTCAGACTGCGGCTGGCAGCTACGACGAGTTGCACAGCGACGGCGGGATTTTCGCCCAGGTCTTTATCGGGCCGGATGCGATCATGCTTAATCCGCAACTGGCAGGGCGCGGTTCCGCGAACCTCTATGTTATCATCAATAACAGCCTGGACCCAGTCTTTAGCGTGACAACGGATTCGATCGTCGGCGTCGCGACACGATCATATGAGACGTTCCTCAAGTCCCATGCCCGGGCCACAATCAATGCGACCTACCTCTTTGCAACCGCGCGCAAGGCAAACTTTCATCTCGCCTACATCGACGAAGACGTTCCTTATGACCTCCGCGAACCCTTTGCCGAAGACTACATAGACCGGGTGTATCATCTCGGTCATGGCGCCGGACAGTCGGGAACCTGGTCGTCCAGACCCCCAGACGGGGAAGGCTGA
- a CDS encoding efflux RND transporter periplasmic adaptor subunit produces MTEIGATTPRKAGRNWLIGAALAIAVAMGVYFLGLPYLAGLQAEREAETQPDAIAPRRITALGEVLPVSNRVTVAAPTGQNVGRISRIDVAEGDTVAKGQVLAILDTEPLLRAELAQAVANESVKRVALAALTADLDATERQLAAQVDQLRVVLEKAQVELDRMTRLRDSGLYEDTALVDRRLDVQSATFNLRNIEIQLERNRLRDIEGLRIDQASAEAEIEAARAARAKAEADYAKSSVVAPIDGRILALFGRIGQQIDDSGFAEVGDTGQMKVRAEVYETDISGVTVGQGVTVTSRALGDELRGAVARLGVRISDQSILSTDPAAIVDARVIEVWITLDEAASTATRDLSGLQVLVAFDAREGDDA; encoded by the coding sequence ATGACGGAGATAGGCGCAACTACTCCGCGGAAGGCCGGGCGGAACTGGCTCATCGGCGCCGCCCTGGCCATCGCTGTTGCCATGGGGGTGTACTTTCTTGGCCTGCCCTATCTCGCGGGCCTGCAGGCTGAACGTGAGGCGGAAACGCAACCGGACGCCATTGCCCCGCGCAGGATCACCGCCCTAGGTGAGGTGCTGCCGGTCAGCAACCGCGTGACCGTTGCCGCGCCGACCGGGCAGAATGTAGGCCGGATCTCACGCATAGACGTGGCGGAAGGCGATACGGTGGCCAAGGGTCAGGTGCTGGCGATCCTCGACACCGAACCCTTGCTGCGCGCGGAACTGGCGCAGGCGGTCGCGAACGAGTCGGTCAAGCGTGTGGCGCTAGCCGCGCTGACGGCCGATCTGGACGCGACCGAGCGGCAGCTTGCCGCACAGGTCGACCAGTTACGCGTGGTGCTGGAAAAGGCGCAGGTCGAGCTTGACCGGATGACCCGGCTGCGCGACAGCGGGCTTTATGAAGACACGGCGCTCGTAGACCGGCGCCTGGATGTGCAGTCCGCGACGTTCAACCTTCGCAATATCGAGATCCAGCTGGAGCGGAACCGCCTGCGAGATATCGAGGGCCTTCGCATCGATCAGGCAAGTGCCGAGGCCGAGATCGAGGCCGCAAGGGCCGCGCGAGCCAAGGCCGAGGCCGACTATGCCAAATCGTCGGTGGTCGCCCCCATCGACGGCCGCATCCTGGCGCTGTTCGGGCGGATCGGGCAGCAGATCGACGACAGCGGATTTGCCGAGGTTGGCGACACCGGGCAGATGAAGGTCCGCGCCGAGGTTTACGAGACCGACATCTCGGGCGTGACTGTGGGGCAGGGCGTGACCGTTACCTCGCGCGCGCTGGGTGATGAGCTAAGGGGCGCAGTCGCCCGCCTTGGTGTCCGTATCTCCGACCAGTCGATCCTGTCGACTGACCCGGCCGCAATTGTCGACGCCCGAGTGATCGAGGTCTGGATCACACTTGACGAGGCAGCATCGACGGCCACCCGCGACCTCTCTGGCTTGCAGGTTCTGGTCGCCTTTGACGCGCGCGAGGGTGACGATGCTTAG
- a CDS encoding FtsX-like permease family protein: MLRGRTPLGWLQLTHSKSRFIVASAGVGFAVLLVFMQLGFMNMLFDSTTVIHQQFKTDLVIMSADAEGIVPDSGDFSRRRLIQAAGVRGVIDWAEIYIGTLTWTKPSDGTVGQVVVIGVPTDVRVFTNPALDAQIPLLRTSGTMLIDEGSRGDYSAFFGRIAAGEQPKVKLAGETVSAIGTFNFGASFGTEAYGVVSRETFLQLDRSRHPGVINMGLLTVEPGRDLNVMADTITKAVGAAEVKVWTMPNFKEVTRDFLRINSPIATIFTFGVIVGLFVGAVIVVQILTSDVQDHLGEYATFKAMGFRNSYLLAIVYEQSAILTVFGFLPALLLSFLLYRVVGQAVAMDMIMTWSRVMWVFLQTVGMCLTAGTIAMQRIYSADPAEVF, translated from the coding sequence ATGCTTAGGGGCCGCACGCCGCTGGGATGGCTGCAGCTGACCCACAGCAAGTCCCGGTTCATCGTGGCCTCGGCCGGGGTCGGGTTCGCGGTGCTTCTGGTCTTCATGCAGCTTGGCTTCATGAACATGCTCTTCGATTCCACCACCGTCATTCACCAGCAGTTCAAGACTGATCTGGTGATCATGAGTGCCGATGCCGAAGGCATCGTCCCGGATTCAGGTGACTTCTCCCGCCGCAGGCTGATCCAGGCGGCCGGAGTGCGAGGGGTAATCGACTGGGCCGAGATCTACATCGGGACGCTGACCTGGACCAAGCCGTCCGACGGCACGGTCGGTCAGGTGGTCGTCATCGGCGTGCCGACAGATGTCCGGGTCTTTACCAACCCGGCACTTGATGCCCAGATACCGCTTCTGCGGACATCGGGCACCATGCTGATCGACGAAGGCTCGCGCGGCGACTACAGCGCCTTTTTCGGAAGGATCGCCGCGGGCGAGCAGCCGAAAGTCAAGCTGGCCGGTGAGACGGTGAGCGCGATCGGCACCTTCAACTTCGGCGCCAGCTTCGGTACCGAAGCCTACGGGGTCGTGTCGCGCGAGACCTTTCTGCAACTGGACAGGTCAAGACATCCCGGCGTCATCAACATGGGCCTTCTGACCGTCGAGCCGGGCCGCGATCTGAATGTCATGGCCGACACAATAACCAAGGCCGTTGGCGCAGCCGAGGTGAAGGTCTGGACGATGCCCAACTTCAAGGAAGTGACCCGCGACTTCCTGCGCATCAACAGCCCGATTGCCACCATCTTCACCTTCGGAGTCATCGTCGGCCTCTTCGTCGGTGCCGTTATCGTCGTCCAGATCCTGACCAGTGACGTGCAGGATCACTTGGGCGAATATGCGACCTTCAAGGCGATGGGGTTCCGGAACAGCTACCTTCTGGCAATCGTCTATGAACAGTCGGCGATCCTGACCGTGTTCGGCTTCCTTCCGGCGTTGCTGCTGTCCTTTCTGCTCTACCGGGTTGTCGGCCAGGCCGTTGCCATGGACATGATCATGACCTGGAGCCGGGTCATGTGGGTCTTCCTTCAGACCGTCGGCATGTGCCTGACTGCGGGCACCATCGCGATGCAGCGGATCTACAGCGCGGACCCGGCGGAGGTGTTCTAA
- a CDS encoding bifunctional helix-turn-helix transcriptional regulator/GNAT family N-acetyltransferase: MPEDRIAQFREFNRFHTRLVGALNEHLLASDYTLPQVRVLYEVANAPPKAPPSARDLGEALGMDTGYLSRIVTSLSDEGLIERVPSERNAKRLALSLSENGRKVFKGLNDASAKEAAAMLEKLSDQEQRELIGAMGKVRRLLGDGSKEATFVLRDPEPGDLGWITYQHGRLYAKEYGWDWTFEALVAEIVSEFAKSYDPSCERCWVAEREGEVIGSVFIVRQDDQTAKLRLLYVDASARGRGLGRRLVAEAMRFARDKGYKRMTLWTNDVLVSARRIYEGAGFELLEEEPHHSFGKDLVGQVWGRDL; the protein is encoded by the coding sequence ATGCCGGAGGATCGCATCGCACAATTCAGGGAGTTCAATCGGTTCCACACGCGACTGGTGGGCGCTTTGAATGAGCATCTTCTGGCATCGGACTACACGCTGCCCCAAGTCCGTGTCCTTTACGAAGTAGCCAATGCACCGCCCAAAGCGCCGCCGTCCGCCCGTGATCTCGGCGAAGCTCTTGGAATGGATACCGGCTACCTCAGCCGCATCGTCACCAGCTTGTCGGACGAGGGGCTGATCGAACGCGTTCCGTCGGAACGTAACGCGAAGCGTCTTGCCCTCTCGCTGTCCGAAAATGGACGCAAGGTCTTCAAGGGATTGAACGATGCGTCAGCAAAGGAAGCAGCGGCGATGCTCGAAAAGCTGTCCGATCAGGAACAGCGCGAGCTAATCGGTGCGATGGGGAAGGTGCGTCGTCTGTTGGGCGATGGGTCGAAGGAAGCAACCTTCGTCCTGCGTGATCCCGAACCCGGCGATCTGGGTTGGATCACCTATCAGCATGGGCGTCTCTACGCCAAAGAATACGGGTGGGACTGGACCTTCGAGGCGCTGGTGGCGGAAATCGTCAGCGAGTTTGCCAAGAGCTATGATCCCTCCTGCGAACGCTGCTGGGTCGCTGAACGCGAGGGCGAGGTCATTGGATCGGTCTTTATCGTTCGGCAGGATGACCAAACCGCCAAACTGCGCCTCCTCTATGTGGATGCCAGTGCGCGCGGTCGCGGGCTAGGGCGGCGCTTGGTCGCGGAGGCCATGCGTTTCGCCCGCGACAAGGGCTACAAGCGCATGACCCTCTGGACGAATGATGTGTTGGTCTCCGCACGCCGCATCTATGAAGGAGCCGGATTTGAGCTTCTGGAAGAGGAGCCGCATCACAGTTTTGGAAAGGATCTGGTCGGTCAGGTCTGGGGCCGCGATCTGTGA
- a CDS encoding HAMP domain-containing sensor histidine kinase has product MTFNPTRWPIRWQIAALLILTQVMAHVVTITMIDLSTNQTGGGRAQLGVAASEPLLTVLRMARQADIPEMTDRLATLLATDDRFRLEASMSEAVAARAAVDIPGLEAALANALPDYWRDQVLVFDGSTGGLAALLPTVDFAVAAQLPTGDWLVFEPRSDSFVQRVPRTVALIGLSILALTVMFLSVWAGTALVAPISDLARGAERFAGDADATDLPDRGPVEVRRATLAFNKMRQRIRKLISDRSQTLASIGHDMRTPLTRLLLRLELLDDSPAKTAMEGDIQVLERMIDDALGFLRSEHRPLALELVDIAVLAKTVADEFADHGHAIDYHGPQHLVVRCDHDLIRRVLENVIGNAAKFAGEAQVLVSEKKTDAVVIEVRDNGPGIPLDHREKVLEPFTRVEAVRSGTALKSEGFGLGLAIARDLMERHGGMLGLSDNHPQGLSVTLTLPKAAADDHAGPRTA; this is encoded by the coding sequence ATGACCTTCAACCCGACCCGGTGGCCGATCCGGTGGCAGATCGCGGCACTTCTGATCCTCACGCAGGTGATGGCACATGTCGTGACCATCACGATGATCGATCTTTCCACCAACCAGACTGGCGGTGGGCGTGCCCAACTTGGCGTCGCGGCCTCCGAGCCGCTTCTGACGGTCTTGCGGATGGCCCGCCAGGCCGACATCCCCGAGATGACGGACCGACTTGCAACGCTTCTGGCTACTGATGACCGGTTCCGGCTGGAAGCCAGCATGTCCGAAGCGGTGGCCGCCCGCGCAGCCGTGGATATTCCGGGGTTAGAGGCGGCGCTTGCCAATGCACTGCCGGACTACTGGCGGGATCAGGTACTGGTGTTCGACGGCAGTACCGGCGGGCTGGCAGCCCTCCTCCCGACGGTCGACTTTGCTGTCGCTGCCCAGCTTCCGACCGGTGACTGGCTGGTGTTCGAGCCGCGCAGCGACTCCTTCGTACAACGCGTCCCTCGGACCGTGGCCCTGATCGGTCTGTCGATCCTTGCGCTGACCGTCATGTTCCTTTCGGTCTGGGCCGGCACGGCACTTGTCGCGCCTATCAGCGACCTTGCGCGCGGAGCTGAGCGTTTTGCAGGCGACGCCGACGCTACCGACCTTCCCGACCGCGGCCCGGTCGAGGTCCGCCGCGCCACGCTTGCTTTCAACAAGATGCGCCAGCGCATCCGCAAGCTGATCAGCGACCGGTCGCAAACGCTCGCCTCGATCGGGCATGACATGCGCACACCGCTGACGCGGCTCTTGTTGCGCCTCGAGCTTCTGGATGACAGCCCGGCGAAGACCGCGATGGAAGGCGACATTCAGGTGCTGGAGCGGATGATCGATGACGCGCTTGGCTTTCTGCGCTCGGAACATCGGCCGCTTGCGCTGGAGCTGGTGGACATCGCCGTGCTTGCAAAGACCGTTGCCGACGAGTTCGCCGATCACGGGCACGCCATCGACTACCATGGGCCGCAGCATCTTGTGGTCAGGTGCGACCACGACCTGATCCGTCGCGTGCTGGAGAACGTGATCGGCAACGCCGCGAAATTCGCGGGCGAGGCGCAGGTTTTGGTCTCGGAAAAGAAGACGGATGCGGTGGTCATCGAGGTGCGCGACAATGGGCCGGGCATCCCGCTTGATCACCGCGAGAAAGTGCTGGAACCGTTCACCCGCGTCGAGGCAGTACGCTCGGGAACTGCCCTGAAGTCCGAAGGCTTCGGGCTTGGCCTTGCGATCGCGCGCGACCTGATGGAGCGCCATGGCGGGATGCTTGGCCTGTCGGACAATCATCCGCAAGGGTTGTCGGTCACCCTGACTCTGCCCAAAGCCGCTGCTGATGACCACGCGGGGCCCCGCACAGCATGA
- a CDS encoding response regulator: MSTLTHILLVEDDPAIGSLVCSFLERSGFRTTHLPHGKGVERVLTDDPPHLVLLDLLLPGEGGLSIARQIRMSHPTPIIMLTAMSEERDRISGLDLGADDYVTKPFSTRELVSRIRAVLRRTESAANGRKLAPVSYSFAGWELDAKARELFDPVGVRVELTSAEFELLRTFCKHPGEVLSRDALMKLAQGRRVEPYDRSVDTLVSRIRSKIEPEEASPSLIKTVRHSGYVFTVSVIVTEQS; this comes from the coding sequence ATGAGCACCCTGACCCATATTCTTCTTGTTGAAGACGATCCGGCCATCGGTTCCCTTGTCTGCAGTTTTCTGGAGCGGTCCGGTTTTCGCACCACGCATCTGCCACACGGCAAGGGGGTCGAGCGGGTCCTGACCGACGATCCGCCGCATCTGGTGCTGCTGGACCTGCTTCTGCCGGGCGAAGGCGGGCTCTCGATTGCGCGCCAGATCAGGATGTCGCATCCGACGCCGATCATCATGCTGACCGCGATGAGCGAGGAGCGCGACCGGATCAGTGGGCTGGACCTTGGCGCCGACGACTATGTGACGAAGCCCTTCAGCACGCGCGAACTGGTGTCGCGTATCCGCGCTGTGCTGCGGCGGACGGAAAGTGCTGCCAACGGGCGAAAACTCGCGCCTGTCAGCTACAGCTTTGCCGGCTGGGAGCTTGACGCCAAGGCGCGCGAGCTGTTCGACCCGGTCGGCGTCCGGGTCGAGCTGACCAGCGCGGAGTTCGAGCTTTTGCGCACCTTCTGCAAGCATCCGGGCGAGGTGCTGAGCCGTGACGCCCTTATGAAGCTGGCCCAAGGGCGGCGGGTTGAACCCTATGACCGCAGCGTGGATACTCTCGTTTCTCGCATTCGGTCCAAGATCGAGCCGGAAGAGGCGTCCCCCTCCCTGATCAAGACAGTCCGCCACAGCGGCTATGTCTTCACCGTGTCGGTCATCGTGACGGAGCAATCATGA
- a CDS encoding EamA family transporter produces the protein MIWLMVLAIGLSSGFGYLVWFHAIESLPATLVAGFLALSPITAFVLSLILLDAAVTPSLLIATALVCSGIVCFARSNPHQ, from the coding sequence ATGATCTGGTTGATGGTTCTGGCAATCGGTCTGTCGTCAGGTTTCGGCTATCTGGTGTGGTTCCACGCCATCGAAAGCCTGCCCGCCACCCTTGTTGCGGGGTTCCTGGCGCTCAGCCCGATAACCGCTTTTGTCCTGTCCCTCATACTCCTTGACGCGGCCGTCACGCCCTCGCTGCTGATCGCCACAGCCCTTGTGTGTAGCGGGATCGTTTGCTTCGCGCGCTCCAATCCCCACCAATAG
- a CDS encoding thioesterase family protein: MKLTLQPGLRHAGTLEVLPSMTVSNVSAELKAFADMPPVFATAMMVAFIEATCIECIADHLEEGEHSVGSHINVSHTAATPPGMSVLAEVTLTSVERRMLTFKVEAFDDVGLIGQGSHQRAVIDIDRFNAKIADKAKGSSR, translated from the coding sequence ATGAAACTTACACTGCAACCCGGCCTGAGACACGCCGGCACCCTGGAAGTGCTGCCCTCGATGACCGTTTCGAACGTCAGCGCGGAGCTGAAGGCCTTCGCAGACATGCCGCCAGTGTTTGCGACGGCGATGATGGTTGCTTTCATTGAAGCCACTTGCATCGAGTGCATCGCCGACCATTTGGAAGAAGGTGAACACTCGGTCGGATCACACATCAACGTCAGCCACACCGCCGCAACTCCACCGGGAATGTCTGTGCTGGCAGAGGTAACATTGACCAGCGTGGAACGCCGGATGCTCACGTTCAAAGTTGAGGCTTTCGATGATGTTGGATTGATCGGACAAGGCAGTCACCAACGGGCGGTGATCGACATCGACCGCTTTAACGCCAAAATCGCAGATAAGGCTAAAGGCTCGTCGCGTTAA
- a CDS encoding ATP-binding cassette domain-containing protein translates to MNAPVGAPRLAIEISHLNHWYGEGDLRRLVLRDLSLTVERGKTTFLMGPSGCGKTTLLTLVGALRSVMEGSVKVLGHELLGASETVMVETRRLAGFIFQHHNLHRSLTVLQNVRMGLEVKGEAGAQDATARCMEVISAVGLSEHMHKYQDQISGGQKQRAAIARALVGKPELLLADEPTAALDSKTGREVIELVQRLASERGMTVLMVTHDNRILDIADRIVEMEDGRILAETGPKAEEIAHPARAKTARTKA, encoded by the coding sequence ATGAATGCTCCCGTCGGCGCCCCCCGCCTCGCCATCGAGATTTCACACTTGAACCATTGGTACGGCGAGGGTGATCTGCGCAGGCTGGTTCTGCGCGACCTGTCGCTGACTGTCGAACGCGGCAAGACGACATTCCTGATGGGACCGTCGGGCTGCGGCAAGACCACGCTTCTGACGCTGGTCGGCGCGCTGCGGTCGGTGATGGAGGGATCGGTCAAGGTTCTGGGGCATGAACTTCTTGGCGCGAGCGAGACGGTGATGGTCGAAACCCGCCGCTTGGCCGGGTTCATCTTCCAGCACCACAACCTGCACCGCAGCCTGACGGTCCTGCAAAATGTGCGCATGGGGTTGGAAGTGAAGGGCGAGGCCGGCGCGCAGGACGCGACCGCCCGCTGCATGGAGGTGATCTCCGCTGTGGGCCTTTCCGAGCATATGCACAAGTATCAGGACCAGATCTCGGGAGGCCAGAAGCAGCGCGCCGCGATAGCCCGCGCGCTGGTCGGCAAGCCGGAACTGCTGCTGGCGGATGAGCCGACGGCCGCGCTTGACAGCAAGACCGGGCGCGAGGTCATCGAGCTTGTTCAGCGGCTGGCGTCAGAGCGGGGAATGACCGTGCTGATGGTGACCCATGACAACCGTATTCTCGATATCGCCGACCGCATCGTCGAGATGGAGGACGGGCGTATTCTGGCCGAAACTGGCCCCAAGGCCGAGGAGATCGCCCATCCCGCCCGCGCGAAAACCGCAAGGACAAAGGCATGA